From a region of the Enterobacter sp. JBIWA008 genome:
- the metJ gene encoding met regulon transcriptional regulator MetJ, producing MAEWSGEYISPYAEHGKKSEQVKKITVSIPLKVLKILTDERTRRQVNNLRHATNSELLCEAFLHAFTGQPLPNDEDLRKERSDEIPEEAKVIMRELGIDPETWEY from the coding sequence ATGGCTGAATGGAGCGGCGAATATATCAGCCCATACGCTGAGCACGGTAAGAAGAGTGAGCAAGTAAAGAAAATTACGGTTTCCATTCCTCTGAAGGTGTTGAAGATCCTCACCGATGAACGTACGCGTCGTCAGGTGAACAACCTGCGCCACGCGACCAACAGCGAACTGCTGTGCGAAGCGTTTCTGCATGCGTTTACCGGTCAACCGTTGCCGAACGATGAAGATCTGCGCAAAGAGCGCAGTGATGAAATCCCGGAAGAGGCGAAGGTGATCATGCGTGAACTGGGTATTGACCCGGAGACGTGGGAATACTGA
- the rpmE gene encoding 50S ribosomal protein L31, with protein MKKDIHPKYEMITANCSCGNSIQIRSTVGHDLNLDVCGKCHPFYTGKQRDVATGGRVDRFNKRFSIPGAK; from the coding sequence ATGAAAAAAGATATTCACCCGAAATACGAAATGATTACTGCAAACTGTTCTTGCGGTAACTCTATCCAGATCCGCTCTACCGTGGGTCACGATCTGAACCTGGACGTGTGCGGCAAATGCCACCCGTTCTACACTGGTAAGCAGCGTGACGTTGCAACCGGTGGCCGTGTTGACCGCTTCAACAAGCGTTTCAGCATCCCGGGCGCTAAATAA
- the priA gene encoding primosomal protein N': protein MPVAHVALPVPLPRTFDYLLPDSMSAKAGCRVTVPFGKQQRVGIVVSVSDKSELPLNELKSVVEVLDSEPVYSTSTWRLLLWAADYYHHPIGDVLFHALPIMLRQGKSASHAPMWYWFATEQGQAVDINSLKRSQKQQQALAALRQGKIWRHQVDELEVSETALQTLRKKGLSELASEAPALHDWRESFSVSGDRLRLNTEQATAVGAIHSASDHFSAWLLAGVTGSGKTEVYLSVLENVLAQGKQALVMVPEIGLTPQTIARFRERFNAPVEVLHSGLNDGERLSAWLKAKNGEAAIVIGTRSSLFTPFKNLGVIVIDEEHDSSYKQQEGWRYHARDLAVYRAHSEQIPIILGSATPALETLHNVRQRKYHMLRLTRRAGNARPAIQHVLDLKGQQVQAGLAPALITRMRQHLQAGNQVILFLNRRGFAPALLCHDCGWIAECPRCDHYYTFHQAQRHLRCHHCDSQRPVPRQCPSCGSTHIVPVGLGTEQLEQALGPFFPDVPISRIDRDTTSRKGALEQQLAEVHRGGARILIGTQMLAKGHHFPDVTLVALLDVDGALFSADFRSAERFAQLYTQVAGRAGRAGKQGEVVLQTHHPEHPLLQTLLHKGYDAFAEQALAERQTMQLPPWTSHVIIRAEDHNNQQAPLFLQQLRNLLQASPLVDNQLWILGPVPALAPKRGGRFRWQILLQHPSRVRLQHIVSGTLALINTLPEARKVKWVLDVDPIEG from the coding sequence ATGCCCGTCGCTCACGTTGCCCTGCCCGTTCCGCTTCCCCGTACCTTTGACTATCTGCTGCCCGACAGCATGAGCGCCAAAGCGGGCTGCCGCGTGACCGTGCCGTTTGGCAAACAACAGCGCGTGGGGATCGTTGTCTCCGTCAGCGATAAAAGCGAATTGCCGCTTAACGAACTGAAGTCGGTCGTTGAGGTGCTGGACAGCGAGCCGGTTTACTCCACCAGCACCTGGCGACTGCTGCTGTGGGCGGCGGATTATTACCATCACCCGATTGGCGACGTTCTGTTCCACGCCCTGCCTATCATGCTGCGCCAGGGCAAGAGCGCCAGCCATGCGCCAATGTGGTACTGGTTTGCTACCGAGCAGGGTCAGGCGGTGGACATCAACAGCCTGAAGCGATCGCAGAAACAGCAGCAGGCGCTGGCGGCGTTGCGTCAGGGAAAAATCTGGCGACATCAGGTCGACGAGCTTGAGGTCAGCGAAACAGCGCTACAGACCTTAAGAAAAAAAGGGCTAAGCGAACTGGCCAGCGAAGCACCCGCTCTTCACGACTGGCGGGAAAGTTTCTCCGTTTCAGGGGATCGCCTGCGTCTGAATACCGAACAGGCCACCGCCGTGGGCGCGATTCATAGCGCCTCCGATCATTTCTCTGCCTGGCTGCTGGCGGGGGTCACCGGTTCCGGCAAGACCGAAGTCTACCTGAGCGTGCTGGAAAACGTGCTCGCTCAGGGCAAACAGGCGCTGGTGATGGTGCCGGAAATTGGCCTGACGCCGCAAACCATCGCCCGATTCCGCGAACGCTTTAACGCGCCGGTTGAGGTGCTGCACTCCGGCCTGAACGACGGCGAACGCCTCAGCGCCTGGCTGAAAGCGAAAAATGGCGAAGCGGCGATTGTCATCGGCACCCGCTCGTCGCTGTTTACACCGTTTAAAAATCTCGGGGTTATCGTCATCGACGAAGAGCATGACAGCTCCTATAAACAGCAGGAAGGCTGGCGCTACCACGCCCGCGATCTGGCAGTTTATCGTGCCCATAGCGAACAAATTCCTATTATTCTCGGCTCCGCCACGCCAGCGCTCGAAACGCTGCACAACGTTCGCCAGCGTAAATACCACATGCTGCGCCTGACCCGTCGGGCGGGGAATGCCCGTCCGGCCATTCAGCACGTGCTGGATCTGAAAGGCCAGCAGGTTCAGGCGGGGCTAGCGCCCGCTCTTATCACCCGCATGCGCCAGCACCTGCAGGCGGGCAACCAGGTGATCCTGTTCCTTAACCGACGCGGTTTCGCGCCCGCGCTGCTGTGCCACGACTGCGGCTGGATTGCCGAGTGCCCGCGCTGCGACCATTACTACACCTTCCATCAGGCCCAGCGGCATTTGCGCTGCCACCACTGCGACAGCCAGCGCCCGGTGCCGCGCCAGTGCCCGTCGTGTGGTTCCACGCATATCGTGCCGGTGGGGCTGGGAACGGAACAGCTGGAACAGGCGCTTGGCCCTTTCTTCCCGGACGTGCCGATTTCGCGTATCGACCGGGACACCACCAGCCGCAAGGGCGCGCTGGAACAGCAGCTGGCGGAAGTGCATCGCGGTGGCGCACGCATCCTGATTGGCACCCAGATGCTGGCCAAAGGGCACCACTTCCCGGACGTGACGCTGGTCGCCCTGCTGGACGTAGACGGCGCGCTGTTCTCGGCAGATTTCCGCTCAGCCGAGCGCTTCGCCCAGCTTTATACCCAGGTGGCAGGGCGCGCCGGCCGCGCCGGTAAACAGGGTGAAGTGGTGTTGCAAACGCACCATCCTGAGCACCCGCTGCTGCAAACCCTGCTGCATAAAGGCTATGACGCCTTTGCCGAGCAGGCGCTGGCCGAGCGCCAAACCATGCAGCTGCCGCCGTGGACCAGCCACGTCATCATCCGCGCGGAAGACCATAACAACCAGCAGGCGCCGCTTTTCCTGCAGCAGCTGAGAAACCTCCTGCAGGCCAGCCCGCTGGTGGATAATCAGCTGTGGATTCTGGGCCCGGTACCGGCTCTCGCACCAAAGCGCGGCGGACGTTTCCGCTGGCAAATCTTACTTCAGCACCCTTCGCGGGTTCGCCTGCAGCATATCGTCAGCGGCACGCTGGCGCTCATCAACACGCTGCCGGAAGCGCGGAAAGTGAAGTGGGTACTGGACGTCGATCCCATAGAAGGCTGA
- the cytR gene encoding DNA-binding transcriptional regulator CytR encodes MKSRKEVAPATMKDVAQKAQVSTATVSRALMNPDKVSQATRNRVEQAALEVGYFPQAMGRNVKRNESRTILVIVPDICDPFFSEIIRGIEVTAAEQGYLVLIGDCAHQNQQEKTFIDLIITKQIDGMLLLGSRLPFDASIEEQRNLPPMVMANEFAPELELPTVHIDNLTAAFNAVNYLQELGHKRIGCIAGPEEMPLCHYRLQGYVQALRRTGVTVDPHYIARGDFTFAAGGQALEKLLDLPEPPTAVFCHSDVMALGALSYAKRRGLRIPKDLSIIGFDNISLSEFCDPPLSTVAQPRYQIGREAMLLLLDQLHGQTVSSGSRLLDCELIVRGTTQALT; translated from the coding sequence TTGAAGTCCAGGAAAGAGGTTGCACCGGCGACCATGAAAGACGTTGCCCAGAAAGCACAAGTCTCTACGGCAACGGTATCCCGCGCATTAATGAACCCGGATAAAGTCTCCCAGGCGACCCGTAACCGGGTGGAGCAGGCTGCGCTTGAAGTGGGATATTTTCCACAGGCGATGGGGCGTAACGTCAAACGCAACGAGTCGCGTACCATTCTGGTAATTGTGCCGGACATCTGCGACCCCTTCTTCAGCGAGATTATCCGCGGTATTGAAGTCACCGCGGCGGAACAGGGGTACCTGGTGCTCATTGGCGACTGCGCCCATCAGAACCAGCAGGAAAAGACCTTCATCGATCTCATTATCACCAAGCAGATCGACGGCATGCTGCTGCTTGGCTCTCGCCTGCCGTTTGATGCCAGCATCGAAGAGCAGCGCAATCTACCGCCGATGGTCATGGCCAACGAGTTTGCGCCGGAGCTTGAGCTGCCGACGGTCCATATCGATAACCTTACCGCCGCGTTCAACGCCGTAAACTATCTTCAGGAGCTGGGGCACAAGCGCATTGGCTGTATTGCCGGGCCGGAAGAGATGCCGCTGTGTCACTACCGTTTGCAGGGCTACGTTCAGGCGCTGCGCCGTACCGGCGTCACCGTCGATCCGCACTACATTGCGCGCGGTGATTTTACCTTCGCAGCCGGTGGACAGGCGCTGGAGAAACTTCTGGACCTGCCTGAGCCGCCAACCGCCGTATTTTGTCACAGCGACGTGATGGCGCTGGGCGCATTATCGTACGCCAAACGCCGCGGCCTGCGGATACCGAAAGATTTATCGATCATCGGTTTCGACAATATTTCGCTTTCAGAATTTTGCGATCCGCCGCTGTCAACGGTCGCTCAGCCACGCTATCAAATCGGCCGCGAAGCGATGCTGCTTCTGCTGGATCAGCTTCACGGTCAAACAGTTAGCAGCGGCTCGCGGCTGCTGGACTGCGAACTGATCGTTCGCGGCACTACCCAGGCATTGACTTAA
- the ftsN gene encoding cell division protein FtsN, which produces MAQRDYVRRGQPAPSRRKKSSSRKKQRNLPAVSPAMVAIAAAVVVAFIGGLYFITHHKKEESEALQASKVAGNGLPPKPEERWRYIKELESRQPGVRAPTEPSAGGEVQNANQLTDEQRQLLAQMQADMRQQPTQLNEVPWNEQTPAQRQQTLQRRQAQQQIQQQQQQQQWAQTQPVQQPKAQPRVTEQPYQQQTRTVQSQPVQQQPKAQPQKQAAQPYQDLLQTPAHTTAQQPKTQQAAPVTKETEAPKQTAEKKDERRWMVQCGSFKGAEQAETVRAQLAFEGFDSRITTNNGWNRVVIGPVKGKENADGTISRLKIAGHTNCIRLASGG; this is translated from the coding sequence GTGGCACAACGAGATTATGTACGTCGCGGCCAGCCGGCACCTTCGCGACGCAAAAAGAGTAGCTCAAGGAAAAAGCAACGTAACCTGCCTGCTGTATCGCCAGCAATGGTCGCTATTGCTGCGGCTGTAGTCGTCGCCTTTATTGGTGGCCTGTACTTTATCACGCACCATAAAAAAGAAGAATCTGAGGCACTGCAGGCCAGTAAAGTTGCCGGAAATGGTCTTCCTCCGAAGCCTGAAGAGCGCTGGCGCTATATCAAAGAGCTGGAAAGCCGTCAGCCTGGAGTGCGTGCGCCAACCGAACCTTCTGCGGGTGGTGAAGTGCAGAATGCGAATCAGCTGACGGATGAACAGCGTCAGCTACTGGCCCAAATGCAGGCCGATATGCGCCAGCAGCCTACGCAGCTGAACGAAGTTCCCTGGAATGAGCAGACGCCAGCACAACGCCAGCAAACGCTGCAGCGACGTCAGGCGCAACAGCAGATCCAGCAGCAACAGCAACAGCAGCAGTGGGCACAAACCCAGCCGGTGCAGCAGCCGAAAGCACAGCCGCGGGTAACGGAGCAGCCATACCAGCAGCAGACGCGTACGGTGCAGTCTCAGCCTGTCCAGCAGCAGCCGAAAGCTCAGCCGCAGAAACAGGCGGCTCAGCCGTATCAGGATCTGCTCCAGACGCCAGCGCATACCACCGCGCAGCAGCCGAAAACCCAGCAGGCCGCGCCGGTGACCAAAGAGACCGAAGCACCTAAGCAGACGGCGGAGAAAAAAGACGAACGCCGCTGGATGGTGCAGTGCGGTTCATTCAAAGGTGCCGAGCAGGCGGAAACGGTGCGCGCGCAGCTGGCCTTTGAAGGGTTCGATTCGCGTATTACCACCAATAACGGCTGGAATCGCGTGGTGATTGGTCCGGTCAAAGGCAAAGAAAATGCCGATGGCACCATTTCGCGGTTGAAAATCGCTGGTCACACAAACTGCATTCGACTCGCCTCCGGGGGTTGA
- the hslV gene encoding ATP-dependent protease subunit HslV encodes MTTIVSVRRNGHVVIAGDGQATLGNTVMKGNVKKVRRLYNDKVIAGFAGGTADAFTLFELFERKLEMHQGHLVKAAVELAKDWRTDRMLRKLEALLAVADETASLIITGNGDVIQPENDLIAIGSGGPYAQAAARALLENTDMNARDIAVKALDIAGDICIYTNHNHTIEELTSKA; translated from the coding sequence GTGACAACAATAGTAAGTGTACGCCGTAACGGCCATGTGGTAATCGCCGGTGATGGCCAGGCCACGCTGGGTAATACCGTCATGAAAGGCAACGTGAAGAAAGTGCGCCGTCTCTACAACGACAAAGTGATCGCCGGTTTTGCAGGCGGCACGGCGGATGCCTTCACGCTGTTTGAACTGTTTGAACGCAAACTGGAAATGCACCAGGGTCATCTGGTGAAAGCTGCCGTTGAGCTGGCAAAAGACTGGCGTACCGACCGCATGCTGCGCAAGCTTGAAGCACTGCTCGCCGTGGCCGATGAAACCGCCTCGCTGATCATCACCGGTAACGGTGACGTGATTCAGCCGGAAAATGACCTGATTGCCATCGGCTCTGGCGGCCCTTATGCCCAGGCTGCAGCCCGCGCGCTGTTGGAAAACACCGACATGAACGCGCGTGATATCGCGGTGAAAGCGTTGGATATTGCAGGTGATATCTGCATCTATACCAACCACAACCACACCATCGAAGAATTGACCTCCAAAGCGTAA
- the hslU gene encoding HslU--HslV peptidase ATPase subunit, protein MSEMTPREIVSELNKHIIGQDNAKRSVAIALRNRWRRMQLDEELRHEVTPKNILMIGPTGVGKTEIARRLAKLANAPFIKVEATKFTEVGYVGKEVDSIIRDLTDSAIKMVRVQAIEKNRYRAEEMAEERILDVLIPPAKNNWGQAEQQAEPSAARQAFRKKLREGQLDDKEIEIDLAAAPMGVEIMAPPGMEEMTSQLQSMFQNLGGQKQKARKLKIKDAMKLLIEEEAAKLVNPEELKQDAIDAVEQHGIVFIDEIDKICKRGGNSSGPDVSREGVQRDLLPLVEGCTVSTKHGMVKTDHILFIASGAFQVASPSDLIPELQGRLPIRVELQALTTEDFERILTEPNASATVQYKALMATEGVNLEFTEDGIKRIAQAAWQVNETTENIGARRLHTVLERLVEDISYDASDLNGQTITIDAEYVSKHLDALVADEDLSRFIL, encoded by the coding sequence ATGTCTGAAATGACCCCACGCGAAATTGTCAGCGAACTGAACAAACACATTATCGGCCAGGATAACGCCAAGCGTTCCGTGGCTATCGCTCTGCGTAACCGCTGGCGTCGTATGCAGCTTGACGAAGAGCTGCGCCACGAAGTAACGCCGAAAAACATTCTGATGATCGGCCCGACCGGCGTCGGTAAAACCGAAATCGCCCGTCGTCTGGCGAAGCTGGCTAACGCGCCGTTCATCAAAGTTGAAGCCACCAAGTTCACCGAAGTGGGCTATGTGGGTAAAGAAGTGGACTCCATCATTCGCGATCTGACCGACTCGGCGATCAAGATGGTGCGCGTCCAGGCGATCGAGAAAAACCGCTATCGCGCTGAAGAGATGGCCGAAGAGCGCATTCTCGACGTTCTAATCCCACCGGCAAAAAACAACTGGGGCCAGGCAGAACAGCAGGCGGAGCCGTCCGCTGCGCGCCAGGCATTTCGCAAGAAGCTCCGTGAAGGCCAGCTGGATGACAAAGAGATTGAGATCGATCTCGCTGCCGCGCCGATGGGTGTGGAAATCATGGCGCCTCCAGGCATGGAAGAGATGACCAGCCAGCTACAGTCGATGTTCCAGAACCTGGGCGGACAAAAGCAGAAAGCGCGTAAGCTGAAAATCAAAGACGCGATGAAGCTGCTGATTGAAGAAGAAGCGGCGAAGCTGGTTAACCCGGAAGAGCTGAAGCAGGACGCTATCGACGCGGTTGAGCAGCACGGCATCGTGTTTATCGACGAAATCGACAAAATTTGTAAGCGCGGCGGCAACAGCTCCGGCCCGGATGTTTCCCGTGAAGGCGTTCAGCGCGACCTGCTGCCGCTGGTTGAAGGCTGCACCGTCTCCACCAAGCACGGCATGGTGAAAACGGACCACATCCTGTTTATCGCTTCAGGGGCGTTCCAGGTTGCCAGCCCGTCGGATCTGATCCCCGAACTGCAGGGGCGTCTGCCCATCCGCGTTGAGCTGCAGGCGCTGACCACCGAAGATTTCGAACGTATCCTGACCGAACCAAACGCCTCTGCTACCGTACAGTACAAAGCGCTGATGGCGACCGAAGGCGTGAACCTCGAGTTCACCGAAGACGGTATTAAACGTATCGCTCAGGCCGCATGGCAGGTGAACGAAACCACCGAGAACATCGGTGCGCGTCGTCTGCACACCGTGCTGGAACGCCTGGTGGAAGATATCTCTTATGATGCGAGTGACCTGAACGGTCAAACCATTACCATTGACGCAGAATATGTGAGTAAACATCTGGATGCGTTAGTGGCAGATGAAGATCTGAGCCGTTTTATCCTATAA
- the menA gene encoding 1,4-dihydroxy-2-naphthoate polyprenyltransferase, which yields MTDISRTQAWLESLRPKTLPLAFAAIIVGTALAWWQGYFDPLVAALALITAGLLQILSNLANDYGDAVKGSDKPDRIGPLRGMQKGVITQAQMKRALIITVVLICLSGLALVTVASKTPSDFIGFLVLGLLAIIAAITYTVGTRPYGYIGLGDISVLVFFGWLSVMGSWYLQAHTVIPALFLPATACGLLATAVLNINNLRDIDSDRENGKNTLAVRLGPVNARRYHASLLIGALVCLALFNLISLQSLWGWLFVLAAPLLIKQARFVMRELSPSAMPPMLERTVKGALLTNLLFVIGIVLSQTLR from the coding sequence ATGACTGACATCAGCCGTACTCAGGCGTGGCTCGAAAGTCTGCGCCCTAAAACACTTCCTCTGGCCTTTGCCGCGATTATCGTCGGCACCGCCCTTGCCTGGTGGCAGGGTTATTTTGATCCGCTGGTCGCCGCGCTGGCTTTGATTACCGCTGGCCTGCTGCAAATCCTCTCCAATCTCGCCAACGACTACGGCGACGCGGTAAAAGGCAGCGACAAGCCGGACCGCATAGGGCCACTGCGCGGAATGCAGAAAGGGGTGATTACCCAGGCGCAGATGAAACGCGCGCTGATTATCACCGTAGTGCTGATCTGTCTATCCGGCCTGGCGCTGGTGACCGTGGCGTCTAAGACCCCGAGCGATTTTATTGGCTTCCTGGTGCTGGGTTTATTGGCCATTATCGCGGCCATCACCTACACCGTCGGCACGCGTCCTTACGGTTATATTGGGCTCGGGGATATCTCCGTACTGGTGTTCTTCGGCTGGCTGAGCGTGATGGGAAGCTGGTACCTGCAGGCGCATACGGTGATTCCTGCCCTGTTCCTCCCTGCGACCGCCTGCGGTCTGCTGGCGACGGCGGTGCTCAACATCAACAACCTGCGCGACATCGACAGCGATCGCGAGAACGGCAAAAACACCCTGGCGGTTCGTCTTGGGCCGGTGAATGCGCGCCGCTATCATGCCAGCCTGCTCATTGGTGCGCTGGTTTGCCTGGCGCTGTTTAACCTGATTTCCTTACAGAGCTTGTGGGGCTGGCTGTTTGTGCTTGCCGCGCCGCTGCTGATTAAGCAGGCCCGCTTTGTGATGCGTGAACTCAGCCCTTCCGCCATGCCGCCAATGCTGGAACGTACGGTAAAAGGCGCGTTGCTGACTAACCTGTTGTTCGTCATCGGGATTGTTTTAAGCCAGACGCTGCGTTAG
- the rraA gene encoding ribonuclease E activity regulator RraA, which produces MKYDTSELCDIYQEDVNVVEPLFSNFGGRSSFGGQIVTVKCFEDNGLLYDLLEQNGRGRVLVVDGGGSVRRALIDAELAGIAVQNEWEGIVVYGSVRQVDDLEDLDIGIQAIAAIPVGATGDGIGESDVRVNFGGVTFFSGDHLYADNTGIILSEDPLDIE; this is translated from the coding sequence ATGAAATACGATACCTCCGAGCTTTGTGACATCTACCAGGAAGATGTCAACGTCGTTGAACCGCTGTTCTCCAACTTTGGTGGGAGGTCGTCGTTTGGCGGTCAAATCGTCACGGTGAAATGTTTCGAGGACAACGGGTTGCTGTACGATCTGCTCGAACAGAATGGCCGCGGCCGTGTTCTTGTGGTCGACGGCGGTGGTTCCGTGCGCCGTGCATTAATTGATGCTGAACTGGCAGGCATTGCCGTCCAGAATGAGTGGGAAGGCATTGTGGTGTACGGTTCCGTGCGTCAGGTCGACGATCTTGAAGACCTGGATATCGGGATTCAGGCCATCGCGGCCATACCGGTAGGAGCGACAGGTGACGGCATTGGCGAAAGCGACGTGCGCGTTAACTTCGGCGGCGTGACCTTCTTCTCCGGGGATCATCTCTACGCCGATAATACCGGCATTATCCTTTCCGAAGATCCGCTGGATATTGAATAG
- the zapB gene encoding septal ring assembly protein ZapB, with the protein MSLEVFEKLESKVQQAIDTITLLQMEIEELKEKNNSLAQEVQNAQHGREELERENNQLREQQNGWQDRLQALLGRMEEV; encoded by the coding sequence ATGTCTTTAGAAGTGTTTGAGAAACTGGAATCGAAAGTACAGCAGGCGATTGACACCATCACCCTGCTGCAGATGGAAATTGAAGAGCTGAAAGAGAAAAACAACAGCCTGGCGCAGGAAGTTCAGAACGCTCAGCACGGCCGCGAAGAACTGGAGCGCGAAAACAACCAGCTGCGCGAACAGCAGAACGGCTGGCAGGATCGCCTGCAGGCGCTGCTTGGACGTATGGAAGAGGTTTAA
- a CDS encoding MIP/aquaporin family protein, translated as MSQTSTLKGQCIAEFLGTGLLIFFGVGCVAALKVAGASFGQWEISIIWGLGVAMAIYLTAGVSGAHLNPAVTIALWLFACFDGRKVVPFILSQFAGAFCAAALVYGLYYNLFIDFEQTHHMVRGSVESLDLAGIFSTYPNPHINFVQAFAVEMVITAILMGVILALTDDGNGIPRGPLAPLLIGLLIAVIGASMGPLTGFAMNPARDIGPKAFAFIAGWGDVAFTGGKDIPYFLVPLFAPVVGAALGAFSYRKLIGRHLPCDTCVEEEKETTSTAQQKASL; from the coding sequence ATGAGTCAGACATCAACCTTAAAAGGCCAGTGCATTGCCGAGTTCCTTGGTACCGGGTTGTTGATATTCTTCGGAGTGGGCTGTGTCGCTGCACTGAAAGTGGCGGGTGCCAGTTTTGGTCAGTGGGAAATCAGTATCATCTGGGGTCTGGGCGTGGCGATGGCCATCTACCTGACCGCAGGGGTTTCTGGTGCACATCTTAACCCGGCGGTGACAATCGCGCTTTGGCTGTTCGCGTGCTTTGACGGACGCAAAGTTGTTCCTTTTATTCTTTCTCAGTTTGCCGGCGCGTTTTGCGCAGCGGCGTTAGTTTACGGGCTTTATTACAATCTTTTCATCGACTTCGAACAGACGCATCATATGGTACGCGGCAGCGTCGAGAGTCTGGATCTGGCAGGCATCTTCTCAACCTATCCAAACCCACATATCAATTTTGTGCAGGCGTTCGCAGTTGAAATGGTGATTACCGCTATTCTGATGGGCGTTATCCTGGCGCTGACCGACGACGGAAACGGCATTCCGCGTGGCCCGCTGGCACCCCTGCTGATTGGTTTGCTGATTGCGGTGATTGGCGCATCCATGGGCCCGCTGACCGGCTTCGCGATGAACCCGGCACGTGATATCGGGCCAAAAGCGTTCGCCTTTATCGCAGGCTGGGGCGACGTCGCCTTCACCGGTGGCAAAGACATTCCTTACTTCCTGGTACCGCTGTTTGCGCCGGTTGTCGGGGCTGCGCTGGGTGCGTTTAGCTACCGCAAATTAATTGGTCGCCACTTACCGTGCGACACCTGTGTGGAAGAGGAGAAGGAAACGACTTCTACCGCACAACAAAAAGCTTCGCTGTAA